In Rhea pennata isolate bPtePen1 chromosome 22, bPtePen1.pri, whole genome shotgun sequence, a single genomic region encodes these proteins:
- the DDI2 gene encoding protein DDI1 homolog 2 isoform X3, which translates to MLLTVFCLRRDRSELTFSLQVDADFELQNFRALCELESGIPAAESQIVYAERPLTDNNRSLASYGLKDGDVVILRQKENVEPRPPIHFPGLPRIDFSSIAVPGTSTQQRRPPAQHLRPSPSDASSFPQGLDNPALLREMLLANPHELSLLKERNPPLAEALLSGDLEKFTRVLVEQQQDRARREQERIRLYSADPFDLEAQAKIEEDIRQQNIEENMTIAMEEAPESFGQVVMLYINCKVNGHPVKAFVDSGAQMTIMSQSCAERCNIMRLVDRRWAGIAKGVGTQKIIGRVHLAQVQIEGDFLACSFSILEEQPMDMLLGLDMLKRHQCSIDLKKNVLVIGTTGSQTTFLPEGELPECARLAYGAGREDVRPEEIADQELAEAIQKSVEEAAAARWYQENQVKGQETGEAESGDSAAPRDSAPHKACVLL; encoded by the exons atGCTGCTCACCGTGTTTTGCCTGCGCCGCGACCGCAGCGAGCTCACCTTCTCCCTCCAGGTGGACGCCGACTTCGAGCTGCAGAACTTCCGCGCGCTCTGCGAGCTGGAGTCCGGCATCCCGGCGGCCGAGAGCCAG ATTGTCTATGCAGAGCGACCTCTAACTGATAACAACAGATCTTTGGCCTCCTATGGCTTGAAAGATGGGGATGTGGTGATTCTGCGACAGAAAGAGAATGTAGAGCCACGGCCTCCAATTCATTTTCCAG GTCTGCCTAGGATAGACTTCAGCAGCATTGCAGTTCCTGGGACATCCACTCAGCAGCGTCGTCCACCAGCACAGCATCTTCGCCCGTCGCCTTCTGATGCATCTTCCTTCCCTCAGGGTTTGGACAATCCAGCATTACTACGGGAAATGTTGCTTGCAAATCCACATGAGCTGTCCCTGCTGAAGGAACGCAATCCGCCTCTAGCAGAGGCGCTCCTGAGCGGAGACCTTG AGAAGTTCACCAGGGTGTTGGTGGAGCAACAGCAGGACCGAGCCCGGCGGGAGCAAGAGAGGATTCGACTCTATTCAGCTGACCCTTTTGATCTTGAGGCACAGGCGAAGATAGAAGAAGACATAAG GCAACAGaatattgaagaaaatatgACAATAGCAATGGAAGAGGCGCCTGAGAGTTTTGGCCAGGTGGTAATGCTGTATATTAACTGCAAAGTCAATGGACATCCAGTAAAAGCCTTTGTTGACTCAG GTGCCCAGATGACCATTATGAGCCAATCTTGTGCTGAAAGGTGCAACATAATGAGGCTGGTAGATCGGCGGTGGGCTGGCATTGCTAAAGGTGTAGGGACACAGAAAATCATTGGCAGAGTGCATTTAG CTCAGGTTCAGATTGAAGGGGATTTCCTGGCATGTTCCTTCTCAATCCTTGAAGAACAGCCCATGGACATGCTTCTGGGACTGGATATGCTTAAGAGGCATCAG TGTTCCATTGATCTCAAGAAGAACGTACTGGTGATTGGCACAACTGGCTCTCAGACAACTTTCCTCCCAGAGGGGGAGCTCCCAGAGTGCGCAAGGCTGGCTTATGGGGCAGGGCGGGAGGATGTGCGACCAGAGGAGATTGCTGACCAAGAACTGGCAGAAGCAATACAGAAGTCCGTAGAGGAAGCAG
- the DDI2 gene encoding protein DDI1 homolog 2 isoform X4 yields MLLTVFCLRRDRSELTFSLQVDADFELQNFRALCELESGIPAAESQIVYAERPLTDNNRSLASYGLKDGDVVILRQKENVEPRPPIHFPGLPRIDFSSIAVPGTSTQQRRPPAQHLRPSPSDASSFPQGLDNPALLREMLLANPHELSLLKERNPPLAEALLSGDLEKFTRVLVEQQQDRARREQERIRLYSADPFDLEAQAKIEEDIRQQNIEENMTIAMEEAPESFGQVVMLYINCKVNGHPVKAFVDSGAQMTIMSQSCAERCNIMRLVDRRWAGIAKGVGTQKIIGRVHLAQVQIEGDFLACSFSILEEQPMDMLLGLDMLKRHQCSIDLKKNVLVIGTTGSQTTFLPEGELPECARLAYGAGREDVRPEEIADQELAEAIQKSVEEAERQKP; encoded by the exons atGCTGCTCACCGTGTTTTGCCTGCGCCGCGACCGCAGCGAGCTCACCTTCTCCCTCCAGGTGGACGCCGACTTCGAGCTGCAGAACTTCCGCGCGCTCTGCGAGCTGGAGTCCGGCATCCCGGCGGCCGAGAGCCAG ATTGTCTATGCAGAGCGACCTCTAACTGATAACAACAGATCTTTGGCCTCCTATGGCTTGAAAGATGGGGATGTGGTGATTCTGCGACAGAAAGAGAATGTAGAGCCACGGCCTCCAATTCATTTTCCAG GTCTGCCTAGGATAGACTTCAGCAGCATTGCAGTTCCTGGGACATCCACTCAGCAGCGTCGTCCACCAGCACAGCATCTTCGCCCGTCGCCTTCTGATGCATCTTCCTTCCCTCAGGGTTTGGACAATCCAGCATTACTACGGGAAATGTTGCTTGCAAATCCACATGAGCTGTCCCTGCTGAAGGAACGCAATCCGCCTCTAGCAGAGGCGCTCCTGAGCGGAGACCTTG AGAAGTTCACCAGGGTGTTGGTGGAGCAACAGCAGGACCGAGCCCGGCGGGAGCAAGAGAGGATTCGACTCTATTCAGCTGACCCTTTTGATCTTGAGGCACAGGCGAAGATAGAAGAAGACATAAG GCAACAGaatattgaagaaaatatgACAATAGCAATGGAAGAGGCGCCTGAGAGTTTTGGCCAGGTGGTAATGCTGTATATTAACTGCAAAGTCAATGGACATCCAGTAAAAGCCTTTGTTGACTCAG GTGCCCAGATGACCATTATGAGCCAATCTTGTGCTGAAAGGTGCAACATAATGAGGCTGGTAGATCGGCGGTGGGCTGGCATTGCTAAAGGTGTAGGGACACAGAAAATCATTGGCAGAGTGCATTTAG CTCAGGTTCAGATTGAAGGGGATTTCCTGGCATGTTCCTTCTCAATCCTTGAAGAACAGCCCATGGACATGCTTCTGGGACTGGATATGCTTAAGAGGCATCAG TGTTCCATTGATCTCAAGAAGAACGTACTGGTGATTGGCACAACTGGCTCTCAGACAACTTTCCTCCCAGAGGGGGAGCTCCCAGAGTGCGCAAGGCTGGCTTATGGGGCAGGGCGGGAGGATGTGCGACCAGAGGAGATTGCTGACCAAGAACTGGCAGAAGCAATACAGAAGTCCGTAGAGGAAGCAG